In the Primulina tabacum isolate GXHZ01 chromosome 15, ASM2559414v2, whole genome shotgun sequence genome, agaatatgactgtTCGGGAAGATTTTGGACAATTTCTAACATTAAAACGGTCATTTCCGCCTTGCTGGACGCTTTTACCGAGCCTAAATGATTTTTAAGTCCACTGTAAGTTAGGCTCATCAGCTAGACTGTTCATCCAGTTGGGCTCGTCAACAAGAATGAACCAAACTGATGAGGTCTACTGAAATCAGTCTTCAGCCTTTGCAGAACTCGTAACTTCATAGTCATTTATCAGTGTCTTAAATTCCGATTCAGACTTCAACTTTTGAATCATAAGTTATCAAGCTGACCAAAATACCACAACTGCTCATGCACAACTGGTTGATTTTTTCATTGCAATCAGTTCGATCTTGCAACCACTGGTTTGCCTATATAACATTTGATTTAGCCCAACTGATATGGAATATGACTTGtcccaaattgagttttctactCAGTCGTTTTGGTGAAAGTTCATTTGCATTATCGAGCTgtaagatatttcaaaacactgTAGTTCATCAGATTTTCAGTTTGACTAAATTCGAGTTTCAGTTTAAATCTTGAGTtaacaacttcacacttgattAAACAaattagaaacacaataaaatattttgttaacatcaaaatcaagattgttagAGTTTTTAAACCCAACAtatataataatagtaataattttatttcttgAATTGATAGCAATTGAATCTGAAATAATAATTGTatagaaaaatatatgaaaGTGGCGGAAAATAAATCGTTTAAAATAATGCTCATAAATTtgactatatttaatttaatttattgctTGCATTGTGAACGAATTATAATACGATTGCTTGATAGAACCATATAAAGTTTAAAAATCATTtctcaatttatttaattttcatttagAAGAATGCATATAatgtaatataataattaatgttATCCACATGAATTGCGGGCGTACACCAACCGTCCATATCTAATTGAGCACACCGAAATTAGCCATAAAGTATTTTCACACAATGAAAACAtatggaagaaaattaaagCTCTCGGAGCAATAAGAAACCAAAGTAGAAAATTGAGAAAATCACAACTATAATAAAGTTTTCTGGATTAAAGCTTCTTAGGTCCCTCTTGTTCGTGATGTGTAGAAAATtgagaaaattacatttttttggGAACCAAAGTTAATGCTAAATTAATGTTGGGAACCAAAGACATCCAAAGTTCACAAGTGGAGATCTTTTTGGTACATTGCAAAATAGGAACAAGTGGTCTTTAATTCCTTTCAAGGGGAAACATACGCTGGTCAAATATCATAAGAATTTTTAATTCCTTGCATTTCAAATTTAGGCTACAACACAGCAAATTGAGTGTGTACTATATATTAACGGACGTCAAAGTTTTTAGTACACCATTACTTCTTCTGAGACTTGAGCACCTCGACCCTTTCTTCTGTATCTCTGAGAGCTTTCCCGAATTTTTCGATTAGCTGAGAAATGGAACACGCACAGTTTCAGTTTTCGCTTATGCAAGTAGAGCATATCAAAACAACATTTAGGATGCATTTGGATTGATGGATTTTAAATCCATCGATTTCAAATATGTTCAAACGTAATTTTCAGTGATGATGTTAACTAGGATATATTTCAAGTTCATTCAATAATGAAGATATTTGAAACCCATTATACTTTGTTTCACTAACGTTTAAATATGTaacatataaatttaaaatttcatttattgttaacaataaaaCTATAATTAAAATCCATTAAAATGTCACGTGAACTTATTACCTCATCAACTTCTTCAGGAGCCATTATAAATGGAGGAGACATCATTATATTGTCTCCGGCAACACGTACTAGCATTCCATGTTTCTCACATTGCGCTCCAAAGTATGCACCAATTCCTGATGTCCATACCAAGTTGAAGTGAAAATAGGGGAGTATTACAAGTACAAAGCAAAAACTGTCTTTCTAGAAGACAAAGTATCTCCGAAAAATAAGGATGTTACCCCATTCAGGTGGAAATGCATCATTTGGTGACTTGTTATCGGTAAATTCTGTCCCAAGGATCAATCCAGTTCCCCGTATCTTCAGCATAAAAAGTGTGAGTCAAATTATGAACCAAAAAGCGCGTTTCCATGGTGTAAAGTAATAATAATGCAAAATCTACCTCTCCGATAATGGGACTGCAGGAATATGCTTTCACACCTTCTTGAAATTTTGAGGCTATGCTATTTACTTGTTCCAGAATGTTCCTCTCCCTGTGAACAATCAAACCTATCAAAACTCTTCATGCATATTTAGGAGTTAAAACAAGTGCCTGATCACCAAGCTTAGCCCAAATTCAAACACAAATATATCGAGCCTCGGCAAAAATTCCCAATGAAAATATCCCACCGCAAACATGCCATACACCAACTAATTTGTCCAGTAAAATATATCAGAagctttttcataatttccacGTTAGCGAGGCAATGTATATGTTGGATTTTATTAGCAATTACTATGTATGATGCATCTCTCCTCGCTTTACAGAACTGATTAGCTTGAGCTCAAAATCTTTTCTTACAACTCCCTCACGATCTCATATAGCGCATGGGTATCATACAGACAATCAGATAAAATACCTAAAGTACCATACACGTCCTCTCAACCTTTCTTTTCCATTCAAAAGAGATTATAAGGACAAGAGTTAATTGGCTTTGCTTCATATTAAGATCGAACTTTGTCAAGCCCTGAGCTCACTGCTATGGAAAGTCAAAATCTCAGTGATGGGCTTCATTAGCCAGCTAACTGGAATTAATAATCTCTATGCAAAAACGAATATCCTATCCACCACGACCCACATGGGACATGATACACGTACTTTACAATATTATCAGAATGATTGACTAACTGGAACAAATTACATAAGAATAGCATACTTGTATATCTTGAGTGTTTCCAATGCAACAGCACATGCTACTGGGTGCCCAGAATAAGTGAATCCATGCGAGAAAGAACCTTGAAACAAAAGATTGTAGAAACATTGAGATTTAGATTCATCACGAGGAAACTTATGAAACTCATGTCAAAACTTCACCACCAACCAAGCTTGTTGCTTTGAGAATGTATGACATCGTAGACTTTGGGGCACACAAGCACAGCCCCAATAGGCATGTAGGCAGAAGAAAGTGCCTACGTATTATTGAGACTACAGGAAATTAAGTATgatgcaaaaaaaaaacaatttttttaccaGATTATTGCAAAAAAATTTACCTTAGCTATAGACACAAGATCAGGTTTGATGTTGTATTTGTCACAACCAAACATTGTTCCAAGCCTTCCAAAGGCACAAATTACCTCATCGGCAATGAAGAGAATATCATACTTTTTTAATACAGACTGAATCTGCAAATACATTAAAGATTCAAATCACTAACTCTATATTCAAAATGAAAGGGAAAAATTAATGATTGCCTGATAAAGAATTTTTAAGCTTAGAGTTAGAGCGTATTATTTACATAACATGTTTTATtatcatattttctttttggATAGGATAAAATGTATTGGAATCATGATATTATTTGTTtcattgattatgaatatgattgATTATGTGATTGAATCTGACTGATTGTATTAGTTGACCTTCATAGAATAGGTTGTACATATTTTTTACAAATTCCCAATTTGAGATATATGAAAATTCATTCAGCAAATTTATCAATTCACGGTTTCCTAGTAACATTCTTTCTAAAATTGAAGGGACGGAAAACTTGCCTTCTCAAAATAAGCTTCAGGTGGAAGTATCACACCACCAGCTCCCATTACCGGTTCAGCAATAAAAGCAGCAATCTGGAATAAAGCCTTTTAATTAGGTCAGCAACTTAAAGcctaaatctaaaaaaatagaGAAATGGCTTGAATCTGATATCAAGAATCAGTTACCGTCTCAGGTCCTTCTTTAAGAATAAGGTTCTCCAAGTTATTGGCCAACCTGGTAGAGAACTCCTCCTCAGTTTCTCCTACAAAATTACGCTTTTAAGATTTTGATACAACCTTGAAACAACACCCCCATCCCCCCTTCACATCAATATATCTCTTATTCCTCCTTTGAAAAAGACAGAAGCCAAAATGCAGAAAAGCAGTGCTGGAGGCAAACAAAAAAGTGGAGGAAATGAAACCATATTTTTTTGCAtgaataaaacttaaaaattataCCAAATTAtaggaaaattttaaaatcaagggGAGTGACCACCCATGCTAGCCCCTCTCTGCCTCTAACAATGTAGAAACTGCATCACACCTGGACGATGATGTCGCCAGTAATGTGGTGCGTCAGTGTGTAGAACGAAAGGAGCAGGTAGATCGAATTTCTGGTGGAGTGCAGGCAGGCTGTTAAAAGCCCATATAAAGTTTCATTAAGAAGTGTACACGTGAAATTTGCCATTCTGAAATTTGATTTGTGACAAGCATACCCTGAAAGACTAGCTGCTATAAGTGTTGAACCATGGTATCTGCCAAAACATGGGAAGACAATTAGAACAGGGTCATACCAATAGTGATGTGTAATACTGTCACAGAAATGATTACGATTTTGCTCGAGCAATGAACTTCTTTTTGTCGGGCCTTCCAAGTGCATTATTGTAATACCAGACCAACTTCACCTAGAAGGAGGGAACAATCAACCAAGGAAGAAATCTAGCTCAGAGAAACAAGTCAGAACATTCTATCAGCATAAACTTTAGATGGGTTTTACAAGTTTTATTAATTCAAAAGTTACTTTATACAATAATAATGTTTGATGAACAAATAAATGCATGGCGAAGTAATAAAAAATGCATTCtgattaattttcttttataaaACTATATCGACAAAATATCAATAGAAAATGCCACTCAATATAGAGATGGCCCAAAAGAATTATAAGGATTCTTCCGTACAATTCATCAAACATAGAAAAAGCCAAGTTTGTTAAGTGATGAAGATACGATATCAAACTCAATATAGCTTAAAGGTCAAACCTGTGAATCATTAGCTTCTGATCCACTATTTGTGAAGAACACCTTGGACATTTTGCTTGCAGTAAACATCTCCAAAAGTTCCTTTGCAAGATCCTAAATTCAAAATGGATCAGAAAGGGAACATGGCGAAAGTTCCAGATTAGTAGTTTCAACTAAACTGGATTTTATCATACCAGAGACGGTTTTGTAGTGCGGTTCCAAAATGAGTGGTAAAATGGCAATGTGCTTAGCTGTTTTGTTGCAGCAGCAACAAGACGCTGTTCATTTCCacctgaaagaattagaaataaTCAAAATTATGACTAATAACATTGCTTCAAGATCCTTGACACATTACCTAATTTAACTAAAGAACACATTCAACTTGAGACACTTCATGGGGGATGAGGGTTCGaattcataaattaatttgaCAGTTCGATGATCAGTTATGTTTTTACTCTTTTGTGCTGCACTGCTGCTTAAACTTGGATATAAGTTTCTGATGTAATTATTTTTGTAGAATTCAATTTTTATGTACTTATTGATCTCGATATTGAAAAATAACTGCCATTGAAATAGTATACCTCCAAGGTAATATCcaagaataaatatcatgcagATCTCTGACTAAGATTGAATTTACTCaatcattttaatcattttaGTTCACATTCCTAGTTTCATTCACTATATGACTAGAAGTTAAACTTGTTAAATGTTTCTTAATATCATAAATGCATTTGTAATTCGTCGCCACCACTTCAACTTCTCTTTAATAAACCATAAGAAAATTCTTTTTACGGCTGCTCTAGAAAACAAGTTAAAGCCAtacttaaataaacaatttctAAAAACAAGTGTTTTTGTACCCAAACTAGCCCTTAGTATTGATCAATAATCTGGAAAACTATATAAGcctcaaaaaagaaaaaatataagaaaaaaatagaTTTAAGAAGAAAAGATGGTCAGTTTAAATGATCATTATGAATGTGATACCTAGAGCAGTGCACCATAACCCCGCAAGAGCATCAAGATACCTTTTCCCATTGGTGTCATATACATAGGACCCCTACAATAAACAAACAAATGATAACTCATAAACATATGAACACTGTTTTCTAAGGTAAGAAActaaaattaacaaaaataacTTCCTTACCctaaaattaacaaaaataacTTCCTTACCTCAGACTTCTCAATCACAAGAGGTTTCAAATCAGTCGTTTGCCAGCCagcggtgaaaggtgccaacaTATCATGCCCCTTGAAGCTAACAGTTTCGGTGGTCAATGATATATGGGAAAATGAGGTTTTCATGAATGGAGACTAACTGGTAAGCATAAAAAAGAAGTAGATGCATTTTTGGAACGTTTAGAGTAGTAAGGTCCCGTAAGGACCCAATAGTAGTCTGCCGACCTATAGTTAATCCACTGAAGTGAAGTTTCAGGCTGGGGAAAAATACAGCATGAAAAaccaagatttgtatgtttacaTTACATCTAATGGAGTTttaattcattttcaaatatatcATGGCAACAAAAAATAAGAAATATGCAGTAGAAGTAAGAATATTGGATTAAAAGTGCATACCCTTTCCCTTTATCATCTGTAGAAGAAACATCCTCCTGCAGAGATGCTTCGCTACTATACCATTTTACCGGTATAGGAACCTGAATTAAATGCTTGTGCACTCCTCTACCGGCTGCAACATCCTTTTGACAATAACCAGCCTGTGATATTTTTTAATCCAGTATACAAGGTTTAAACAACAAAACAAAGCAAAATATTAATCTCGAGTGCATATGAATTCGCTAGTCTCCTTTCTTTTGTTTCTTCAAATCAAAAAACAACAATGCTTTCCGAAATGAAGTTAATTCAAGAAAGGTTAACCATAATAAACAATAGCTGGCTGTATCCATGAAGAATTTAACCAATGCCCGAATATTGAGAATTGTCATACGTTTACTAGGTATTCAAAAAATTAAAGACAAGTTCGTTTTGCCATACAAATACAATAAATCATAACAACAATAGCTACGAATCCTTAGAAAGTCATCAAGAAAATATAGTTCCAATCTTAAATCATTGGTCCAGAATTTCTAAATGTTTGAAACCAGTCTCCAATTTTCAGCAAGCAAGTAATGCTTAATCTGAattgggttccataatctcatatcaataaatattttaacagacAGAGCTTGCATTTTTAATAAAGATTACACACTAGTCAACTGTATAAACTAGAAAaagaaacaaaacaaaaaacccTGTAGCAAGACGAAATctttttcacctctaaactcaTGTAATTTCGAAAAGGGAAGGAAAAAAAACCATCTAATAAAACAAGTTCAAATTAAATTGCATGGGAATAACAATTTTTATCATTCCAAAATCTGAAAATACTGAGCAAATAAATTGGCATGGGTCTGCGTATGATCATTTAAAGAAAACAAAATCAAGAAATAAACAATAACCTGGCTGGCATTTCTGACAGTCAAATG is a window encoding:
- the LOC142527468 gene encoding gamma aminobutyrate transaminase 3, chloroplastic-like, producing the protein MIRRLHLTVRNASQAGYCQKDVAAGRGVHKHLIQVPIPVKWYSSEASLQEDVSSTDDKGKGFKGHDMLAPFTAGWQTTDLKPLVIEKSEGSYVYDTNGKRYLDALAGLWCTALGGNEQRLVAAATKQLSTLPFYHSFWNRTTKPSLDLAKELLEMFTASKMSKVFFTNSGSEANDSQVKLVWYYNNALGRPDKKKFIARAKSYHGSTLIAASLSGLPALHQKFDLPAPFVLHTDAPHYWRHHRPGETEEEFSTRLANNLENLILKEGPETIAAFIAEPVMGAGGVILPPEAYFEKIQSVLKKYDILFIADEVICAFGRLGTMFGCDKYNIKPDLVSIAKALSSAYMPIGAVLVCPKVYDVIHSQSNKLGSFSHGFTYSGHPVACAVALETLKIYKERNILEQVNSIASKFQEGVKAYSCSPIIGEIRGTGLILGTEFTDNKSPNDAFPPEWGIGAYFGAQCEKHGMLVRVAGDNIMMSPPFIMAPEEVDELIEKFGKALRDTEERVEVLKSQKK